A genomic window from Syntrophobacterales bacterium includes:
- a CDS encoding TAXI family TRAP transporter solute-binding subunit, with amino-acid sequence MKVNRSFAVIAILALTLISVPAVGQAAKNRISIGGNGVGGVYYLYSGALATIISTKVPNVQPTVEVCPGSSVEHITRMQINDIQVGPAMNDVVFQSVKGINRFKKPQDKIRTLFAMYPAELQGVALEKDNLTTPKSLIGKRVSIGNPGTGTSVMTAAVFEALGISLKDFKLQNLNWNEGAQAIRNDSLDVQFGAIAAPAPFIMDLSATHKVALVNFSDEELTKIQAKYEYYAPLTIKAGTYPAIKVDVKTPGIWNSMLATAELPDELAYQITKAVYENIPVLQKIYKKADWATPENTMKYAVAPLHPGAVKYYKEKGVAIPGRLMPK; translated from the coding sequence ATGAAAGTGAATCGTAGTTTTGCAGTGATTGCCATCCTGGCGCTCACCCTGATCAGCGTTCCGGCGGTCGGGCAAGCGGCAAAAAACAGGATATCCATCGGAGGAAACGGCGTAGGAGGCGTTTACTATCTTTATTCCGGTGCGCTGGCCACAATTATCAGCACGAAAGTTCCCAATGTCCAGCCGACAGTTGAAGTATGTCCGGGCTCGTCGGTAGAACATATAACAAGGATGCAGATAAACGACATTCAGGTTGGTCCGGCAATGAACGACGTGGTCTTTCAATCCGTGAAAGGAATCAACCGTTTTAAAAAGCCGCAGGACAAAATCAGGACGCTTTTTGCAATGTATCCTGCAGAACTCCAGGGCGTTGCCCTGGAAAAGGATAACCTGACAACTCCGAAATCGCTGATCGGCAAAAGGGTCTCCATCGGAAATCCGGGGACCGGTACAAGTGTAATGACGGCTGCTGTTTTTGAAGCCCTGGGGATCAGCTTGAAGGACTTCAAGCTGCAGAATCTGAACTGGAACGAGGGCGCGCAGGCGATAAGAAATGACTCGCTTGATGTGCAGTTTGGGGCAATCGCCGCACCTGCTCCCTTCATTATGGATTTGTCGGCAACGCATAAGGTTGCCCTGGTAAATTTCAGCGATGAGGAATTGACGAAGATACAGGCAAAATATGAGTATTATGCCCCCTTAACCATCAAGGCAGGAACATATCCGGCGATCAAGGTTGATGTGAAAACCCCGGGCATCTGGAATTCCATGCTGGCCACTGCCGAGTTGCCTGATGAACTGGCCTATCAAATCACCAAAGCGGTCTATGAAAATATTCCCGTATTGCAGAAAATTTATAAAAAGGCCGATTGGGCCACCCCGGAAAATACCATGAAATATGCGGTGGCGCCCCTGCATCCGGGAGCAGTCAAGTACTATAAGGAAAAAGGCGTGGCCATTCCTGGAAGATTAATGCCGAAGTGA
- a CDS encoding CoA transferase, whose amino-acid sequence MKSSDSKNGALMNLRVLDLTRVLAGPFCTMMLGDLGAEIIKIEVPGLGDDSRSYPPFIGTESAYFMNLNRNKRSMTIDLKTPEGKDVFLDLVKCSDVVIENFRPGTMEKMGLSYEELSKENPSIVYSSISGFGQYGPYRDLPGYDIIGQAMGGIMSVTGWPDGPPTRTGVAIADILAGLCSGIGILSALLARNNVNRGQHVDVSLVDSVVAAMATVIQIYLVEQREPQRVGNRYEFISPYGSFSAKNGWVVIGIGNDKLWREFCSAIGRDDLLGVGVYQANVGRVKNDARVKQIVEEWTLQQNVKDIVDFLLKRKIPCAPIYGVKDIVKDEHIAKAREMIINVDHPKAGPMRMVGSPIKLSATPAAFHAPAPLLGQHTDEILREVLSYPEETIQRLRQKNVF is encoded by the coding sequence ATGAAAAGCAGTGATAGCAAAAATGGCGCCTTAATGAACCTCCGTGTGCTTGACCTTACCCGCGTTCTCGCAGGTCCATTCTGCACAATGATGCTGGGAGACCTCGGCGCCGAGATCATAAAAATCGAAGTCCCCGGCTTGGGCGATGACAGCCGCTCCTATCCTCCCTTTATCGGCACGGAAAGCGCCTATTTCATGAATCTCAACAGAAACAAGCGCAGCATGACGATTGATCTCAAGACACCCGAAGGAAAAGACGTGTTTCTGGACCTTGTAAAATGCTCCGATGTCGTCATAGAAAATTTCCGGCCGGGAACAATGGAAAAAATGGGTTTGAGTTATGAGGAATTATCCAAAGAAAACCCCTCAATCGTCTATTCCTCCATCTCCGGATTTGGTCAATACGGGCCGTATCGGGATCTGCCCGGATACGATATTATCGGTCAGGCCATGGGAGGCATTATGAGCGTCACCGGATGGCCCGACGGTCCGCCGACAAGGACAGGGGTGGCCATTGCCGATATTCTTGCCGGGCTCTGTTCCGGCATCGGCATATTGAGCGCCCTTCTTGCCCGCAACAATGTCAACCGCGGACAGCATGTTGACGTCTCGCTTGTGGATTCAGTGGTAGCGGCCATGGCGACAGTCATCCAGATATATCTTGTTGAACAGCGAGAGCCGCAGAGGGTCGGCAACCGTTATGAGTTTATATCTCCCTATGGTTCATTTTCCGCTAAAAATGGCTGGGTCGTCATCGGCATAGGCAACGACAAGCTCTGGAGGGAATTTTGTTCCGCCATTGGGAGGGACGACCTGCTTGGAGTAGGGGTTTATCAGGCGAATGTCGGTCGTGTCAAGAATGACGCGCGCGTAAAACAGATTGTCGAAGAATGGACGCTTCAGCAAAACGTAAAGGATATTGTAGATTTCCTGCTGAAACGCAAGATTCCCTGCGCCCCCATTTACGGGGTGAAGGATATCGTGAAAGACGAACATATTGCAAAGGCCAGGGAGATGATCATCAATGTTGACCATCCGAAGGCCGGACCGATGAGAATGGTTGGCTCACCGATCAAGCTTTCCGCTACGCCTGCCGCTTTCCATGCGCCGGCTCCTCTGCTGGGTCAGCATACCGATGAAATCTTGCGAGAGGTATTGTCGTACCCGGAAGAAACCATTCAGCGTCTGCGTCAGAAAAATGTTTTTTAA
- a CDS encoding TRAP transporter permease, with protein sequence MDDLKYKSFVVKLILAISIAMVLFHTITAGFTMPTAFLQRGIHLTFVLVFSFLTIPFRNRPGKKITFLDWSLALLSLAVGLYITIFYEDILYRMGMLTTVDIIIGWIIILLVLEQARRATGNVLVIISSLAVIYPLVGNYIPGILGNRGYGFGRVASQMAMSLEGIFGAPLGVSAEYIVLFIFLSSLLGQCGMGEYLLKLALSVTGRFVGGPAKTAVMASSLFGTISGSAVANVAGTGTFTIPMMIQQGFPKYFAGAVEATASTGGQLMPPIMGAAAFIMAQILGVSYVTVLGAAVIPALLYYWSIFVGIHFHALKYNMRPLSAENIPPFFKTLREGIHFLIPLILLLILIVVVRYTINKAIFYTIVATFIVTAFNPKTRVTWDKFKGACLDTGKNVITVAGACAAAGLVVGSITMTGIGFKLFSLIMGISAGSLILALIFIMIASTIMGMGVPTTASYIIVAVTAAPALTDMGVAPLAAHMFVFYYAILSAITPPVALAAFAAGGIAGENPTKIGWTAVGLTISAYLVPFAFVYNSALLGSAPILEVLEVTITAAIGVTAVAAAWTDYLLTRLGWWQRLLFACGGVLVIIPEMRTDILGLGCLLIGLTANILARKRLRAETA encoded by the coding sequence ATGGATGATCTCAAGTACAAATCGTTTGTCGTCAAACTCATCCTGGCAATCAGCATCGCCATGGTGCTTTTTCATACGATCACGGCGGGATTTACGATGCCCACTGCATTTTTGCAACGCGGCATCCATCTGACCTTTGTCCTGGTGTTTTCTTTCTTAACAATCCCTTTTCGAAATCGCCCCGGCAAAAAAATAACGTTTCTTGATTGGTCTCTCGCCTTATTGTCGCTCGCCGTTGGTCTTTACATAACGATTTTTTACGAGGATATTCTCTACCGTATGGGAATGCTGACCACGGTTGATATCATTATCGGCTGGATCATAATCCTCCTCGTCCTGGAACAGGCAAGGCGCGCTACCGGAAATGTCCTTGTCATCATTTCTTCGCTCGCGGTTATTTACCCTCTTGTAGGCAACTATATCCCCGGGATACTGGGCAATCGGGGCTATGGATTTGGCCGCGTAGCGTCACAGATGGCAATGTCTCTGGAGGGGATATTCGGCGCCCCGCTGGGTGTTTCGGCAGAGTACATCGTACTGTTCATTTTTTTGTCATCGCTGCTCGGTCAGTGCGGCATGGGGGAATATTTGCTCAAACTCGCGCTTTCAGTGACCGGCAGATTTGTCGGAGGACCAGCTAAAACGGCGGTGATGGCAAGCAGTCTTTTCGGGACAATCTCGGGAAGTGCTGTGGCAAATGTTGCGGGAACCGGGACTTTTACGATCCCCATGATGATTCAGCAGGGTTTTCCGAAGTATTTTGCCGGTGCGGTGGAAGCAACAGCCTCTACCGGTGGACAGCTCATGCCGCCCATTATGGGGGCTGCCGCCTTTATCATGGCTCAGATACTGGGCGTTTCGTATGTCACAGTCCTTGGCGCTGCGGTTATTCCGGCTCTCCTGTATTACTGGTCCATTTTCGTGGGTATTCACTTTCATGCACTGAAATACAATATGAGGCCGCTCTCCGCTGAAAATATACCGCCTTTTTTCAAGACTCTGCGAGAGGGAATACATTTTCTGATACCGTTGATACTTTTGCTCATTCTGATTGTTGTTGTCAGATACACCATCAACAAGGCAATTTTTTACACGATCGTGGCAACGTTCATCGTGACTGCTTTCAATCCAAAGACCCGCGTTACTTGGGACAAATTCAAGGGTGCCTGTCTGGATACGGGAAAAAACGTCATTACCGTAGCCGGCGCTTGCGCGGCGGCCGGACTCGTAGTAGGAAGCATCACGATGACCGGCATTGGCTTCAAGTTATTTTCACTGATCATGGGGATTTCCGCAGGCAGTCTGATTCTGGCCCTTATTTTTATCATGATTGCCTCGACAATTATGGGGATGGGCGTTCCCACCACCGCTTCATACATTATTGTTGCGGTGACGGCGGCGCCGGCTCTTACAGATATGGGCGTTGCTCCGCTGGCTGCCCATATGTTTGTCTTTTATTATGCAATCCTTTCCGCAATAACCCCTCCCGTAGCTTTGGCGGCGTTTGCGGCAGGCGGAATAGCCGGTGAAAATCCCACGAAGATCGGCTGGACTGCCGTAGGGCTTACCATCAGCGCCTATCTCGTCCCCTTCGCTTTTGTTTACAATTCTGCGTTATTGGGATCGGCGCCGATTCTGGAAGTACTTGAAGTGACAATCACTGCCGCGATCGGAGTTACCGCCGTTGCAGCCGCGTGGACGGATTACCTGCTGACTCGTCTCGGTTGGTGGCAGCGTTTGCTGTTTGCCTGTGGCGGGGTTCTCGTCATTATTCCTGAAATGAGGACGGATAT
- a CDS encoding sigma 54-interacting transcriptional regulator, with amino-acid sequence MDESVVTMTHDKLMESNLFEISKDPLFNLIFNSVKDAILISDRNGVVLFINNEYTHLTGVEQKDILGKYVGDVRKGARLPDALRTGRPLRGIRRTVDNLEYIADVHPIIINSVIIGGISVMHDITEIVSLGNKITSYSSKIKEFHKASHSLEDIIGVSIPIDKIKKQIQHISFSDASVIITGESGTGKELFAHAIHNASTRKEEAFVAVNCAAFSAQLLLSELFGYEQGAFTGAQKGGKLGLFEIANNGTLFLDEIGDMELDMQSKILRVLESHEFIKVGGTKPIKVDVRIISATNKDINQLIADMKFRSDLFYRLNVAHFDIPPLRSRPEDIPILINHCLKKLSRISHRTLTIAPTAIEILTKHNFPGNVRELF; translated from the coding sequence ATGGACGAAAGCGTTGTCACCATGACACACGATAAGTTAATGGAATCCAACCTCTTCGAAATCAGCAAGGATCCCCTGTTCAATCTTATCTTCAATTCCGTTAAGGATGCAATCCTGATCAGCGACCGGAATGGCGTCGTGCTTTTTATTAACAATGAATATACTCACCTTACCGGGGTAGAACAAAAGGATATCTTAGGCAAATATGTCGGCGATGTGCGAAAAGGAGCAAGGCTGCCCGATGCCCTGAGAACAGGCCGGCCATTGCGGGGAATCAGGCGAACGGTGGACAATCTGGAATATATCGCGGATGTTCATCCCATCATTATCAATTCCGTGATCATAGGCGGGATATCAGTGATGCACGACATAACGGAAATTGTCAGCCTGGGTAACAAGATCACGAGCTACTCCTCAAAAATTAAAGAATTCCACAAGGCATCTCACTCTCTTGAAGACATCATCGGTGTAAGCATCCCGATTGACAAAATTAAAAAACAGATACAGCATATCAGTTTCAGCGACGCCTCCGTCATAATTACCGGTGAAAGTGGCACGGGAAAAGAATTATTCGCCCACGCCATACACAATGCCAGCACACGAAAGGAAGAGGCCTTCGTTGCCGTCAATTGCGCCGCTTTTTCGGCCCAGTTGCTTTTAAGCGAACTGTTCGGATATGAACAGGGCGCCTTCACGGGAGCCCAGAAAGGCGGCAAGCTCGGGCTTTTCGAGATCGCCAATAACGGCACGCTCTTCCTCGACGAAATAGGCGATATGGAACTGGACATGCAGTCAAAAATCCTGCGTGTGCTGGAAAGCCATGAGTTTATAAAAGTGGGGGGAACAAAACCGATAAAGGTCGATGTGAGAATCATCTCGGCAACCAACAAGGATATAAATCAGCTTATTGCCGACATGAAGTTCCGCAGCGACCTCTTTTACCGGCTTAACGTGGCGCATTTTGACATACCGCCGCTGCGCAGTCGCCCCGAGGATATTCCCATCCTTATCAATCACTGTCTGAAAAAGTTAAGCAGGATATCTCATCGGACACTAACCATTGCGCCCACGGCAATAGAGATTTTGACAAAACACAATTTCCCTGGCAATGTACGGGAATTATTC